A single window of Longimicrobiaceae bacterium DNA harbors:
- a CDS encoding isochorismatase family protein: protein MSARIGWIVDVQNDFMLPDGRLYVRHLTDASDAGAVRARERIEEAVAWMQANCDVLVYTGDWHAAGDSEIDAVSPDAAKGTYPPHCMGLSDDPEERRGGDILESVAPEDPVVLPRGASPESAREAARAAIREGRPIFVQKERFSVFEGNPGAEALLDELASLLREPLEIVVAGVARDVCVTQAVDGMQQRGYRTVALRDATWGLGLEDEAATLERWARGGRVVTLDELRAETDPGAVPRPREP from the coding sequence ATGAGCGCGCGGATCGGCTGGATCGTGGACGTGCAGAACGACTTCATGCTCCCGGACGGGCGCCTCTACGTCCGCCACCTCACCGACGCCTCGGACGCGGGCGCCGTCCGCGCGCGGGAGCGGATCGAGGAGGCGGTGGCCTGGATGCAGGCCAACTGCGACGTGCTGGTGTACACGGGCGACTGGCACGCCGCGGGCGACTCGGAGATCGACGCCGTCTCCCCCGACGCCGCGAAGGGGACCTACCCCCCGCACTGCATGGGGCTCTCGGACGACCCGGAGGAGCGTCGCGGCGGCGACATCCTGGAGTCGGTAGCCCCGGAGGACCCCGTCGTCCTCCCCCGCGGCGCCAGCCCCGAGTCGGCCCGGGAGGCTGCCCGCGCCGCGATCCGCGAGGGCCGTCCCATCTTCGTACAGAAGGAGCGCTTCAGCGTCTTCGAGGGGAACCCCGGCGCGGAAGCGCTCCTGGACGAGCTGGCCTCCCTTCTCCGCGAGCCGCTGGAGATCGTGGTGGCCGGCGTCGCCCGCGACGTGTGCGTCACCCAGGCCGTGGACGGGATGCAGCAGCGCGGCTACCGCACGGTGGCGCTGCGCGACGCCACCTGGGGGCTGGGGCTGGAGGACGAGGCGGCGACGCTGGAGCGCTGGGCCCGCGGCGGGCGGGTGGTGACGCTGGACGAGCTGCGGGCGGAGACGGACCCGGGGGCCGTCCCCCGGCCCCGCGAGCCCTGA